One Chitinivorax tropicus genomic window, ATGTAAGACCTTGATTCAAGCCCGGATACTGATCCCCCAGGGCTGCGTGGCCGCCCGCCACAATGGCTCGACTTCCACCTCATCCTGTTTGGACGCCCCTCTACGGCCATGCCCCTGCGACTGCTGGCGCTGATCAGCCAATGACTGACCACCGACCTGCACACTCCCCATCGCAAGGCCGCTCTCGGCAAACATGGCAGACAGCCGCGGCAAGGCCGACTCGATGACCTCACGCACCGAGGCATGTGGCGAGGCAAACACCAGGCTGGCCTGATCATTCTGCACTGTGACCCTGACTTCCAGCGGGCCCAGATGCGGAGGATTCAGTTGCATCTCCGCAATCTGGTTCTGCTGCCCGGACAACCAGATCAAATTCTGCCCCAGCTCCTTCCCCCAACTTACGGGCTCCGACACTGGCGCAGCAATCTGCATGGCATGCGGCTGGCGCATTTGCGCCGATTCGGCTCGATTGACAAGCTGCGCCCCCTGCATCGCCT contains:
- a CDS encoding flagellar hook-length control protein FliK, with the translated sequence MAEITLTVLMPASMPAELPSTVPDGAGVGAGFGAALQMALGQLALPLDLKALPMEQPVDAKEQGQEKKVGDDVAELMNPLLTALFAQIQAPVESKPDLVEAASVEVGAPNVGGEGLADALTSSLVDSLAVEDSAVQRKNLPGDAGQQEHFEDMMNQAQAMQGAQLVNRAESAQMRQPHAMQIAAPVSEPVSWGKELGQNLIWLSGQQNQIAEMQLNPPHLGPLEVRVTVQNDQASLVFASPHASVREVIESALPRLSAMFAESGLAMGSVQVGGQSLADQRQQSQGHGRRGASKQDEVEVEPLWRAATQPWGISIRA